A DNA window from Ipomoea triloba cultivar NCNSP0323 chromosome 10, ASM357664v1 contains the following coding sequences:
- the LOC116033457 gene encoding cation/H(+) antiporter 15-like — translation MAAPPPPSPGPDVDLDRLGQVVVCFSQTIYRSNGVWEGPDPLAPMIPLFILQIMMAILSSRICNFVLRPLNQPPIVAEILSGIILGPSMLGHIEGFRKHHFPNHNFETIETMGHFALVLYAFLTGLQMDVKSLVHTGTKSRIVAASGSIIPFLIGAAIFFILQAEAQSMIGFIFCGAALTVTGFSVLAKILDSKRLLNTEIGKIAASSALINDAFSWVFLTLGLLFAGSLGNVQWAVLSTVGFVVFFANYVRPLLNWLISKTPEGQGFSEFYICSFIAVISAVGCFTDAIGTHPMIGAFVFGLIMPNNEVLSTAILDRLEDFVMGIFMPVFFLVCGLRTNTFTLTNGNTSIFTVLALILLACSAKIIGALVASCYTGMSAKEAIGLGILSNTKSTMVMIILEVGQVQQVLSVQQYTVMVIAVLIMTIVATPLAAMYCPTQDLVPYKRRTIQNAKSEEELRILACIHGTNNLPAVISLLESSNSTVSSPITVFGAQLVELVGRAPAMMVVHSSGSGRHVGGSQEDIQTSQIISTFDNYELRSHGVSTQVLTARSPYDTMADDICKMAKEKRAAFIILPFHKQQGEDGEMEDMNSAIQTVNEGVLLSAPCSVGILVERGRPSKYAKNIAVLYLGGPDDREALTYAWRMSALPDVHLTIIRFVPGKDVSAEVEEDADADLELTRENSFVSVSIDPAKDKAEDEDLLNTFRTGTEGDESKKLIELVLDDEEEFTNAIKSLDDRSFDLYVVGRGRGVSSALTSGLADWCECPELGAVGDLLVTSEFESSFSVLVVQQYVRMNKNGPSPSSSSGGGSMASAAESMSQRMDTDMQMDMGFRMSFSEHEPDTSYDSPTSSIGRRQQEHHYMV, via the exons ATGGCAGCTCCGCCACCGCCTAGCCCTGGACCGGATGTGGATTTAGATAGATTGGGGCAAGTGGTTGTGTGTTTTTCCCAGACGATATACCGTTCTAATGGCGTTTGGGAAGGGCCTGATCCACTGGCGCCCATGATCCCTCTCTTCATCTTGCAAATCATGATGGCCATCCTCAGTTCTCGCATCTGCAACTTCGTCCTCAGGCCCTTAAATCAACCTCCAATCGTTGCTGAAATTCTT AGTGGTATAATTTTGGGGCCGAGTATGCTTGGACACATTGAAGGATTCAGAAAGCATCATTTCCCCAACCACAATTTCGAAACCATAGAGACGATGGGGCATTTCGCCCTGGTGCTCTACGCCTTCCTCACCGGCCTCCAAATGGACGTAAAATCACTGGTGCATACCGGAACCAAATCCAGGATCGTCGCCGCTTCCGGATCAATCATCCCTTTCCTCATCGGAGCCGCAATTTTCTTCATCTTGCAAGCCGAGGCTCAATCTATGATCGGCTTCATATTCTGCGGCGCCGCCCTTACCGTCACAGGCTTCTCCGTTTTAGCCAAAATCCTCGATTCCAAGAGACTTCTCAACACCGAGATCGGCAAAATAGCGGCGTCTTCCGCCCTAATCAACGACGCATTCTCCTGGGTTTTCCTAACCCTAGGACTCCTCTTCGCAGGGAGCTTAGGTAATGTCCAGTGGGCGGTGCTTAGCACGGTGGGGTTTGTGGTTTTCTTCGCCAATTATGTCCGCCCCTTACTCAATTGGCTCATCTCCAAAACGCCGGAGGGGCAAGGGTTCAGCGAGTTCTACATATGCTCTTTCATTGCCGTCATATCCGCCGTCGGTTGCTTCACGGATGCAATCGGGACACATCCGATGATCGGAGCATTTGTTTTCGGGCTTATTATGCCTAATAATGAAGTTCTTAGTACGGCCATCTTGGACCGGCTGGAGGATTTCGTGATGGGAATCTTCATGCCCGTGTTCTTCCTTGTGTGTGGGCTTAGAACCAACACTTTTACCTTGACAAATGGTAATACCAGCATTTTCACCGTCCTAGCGCTCATCCTGCTCGCCTGTTCAGCCAAGATCATCGGCGCTCTCGTTGCGTCTTGTTACACCGGCATGTCCGCCAAAGAGGCAATTGGGCTGGGTATTCTCAGCAACACCAAAAGCACCATGGTTATGATCATTCTTGAAGTTGGTCAAGTCCAACAG GTTTTGAGCGTTCAACAATACACCGTAATGGTAATTGCAGTCTTGATCATGACAATAGTGGCGACTCCCCTTGCGGCTATGTATTGTCCCACACAGGATTTGGTGCCCTATAAACGAAGGACCATACAAAATGCTAAATCGGAAGAAGAGCTTAGAATCCTAGCATGCATCCATGGCACCAACAATCTTCCTGCCGTTATCAGCCTCCTGGAATCATCCAACTCCACCGTATCATCCCCCATCACCGTCTTCGGCGCCCAGCTTGTGGAATTGGTGGGCCGCGCTCCGGCTATGATGGTGGTCCATAGCTCCGGCTCCGGCAGGCACGTCGGAGGCTCCCAGGAAGATATCCAGACCAGCCAAATCATCAGCACGTTCGACAACTACGAGCTCCGTTCCCATGGGGTTAGCACTCAAGTCTTGACCGCTAGATCCCCTTATGACACCATGGCGGATGATATATGTAAAATGGCCAAGGAAAAGCGGGCGGCGTTTATCATCCTTCCTTTTCATAAGCAACAAGGGGAAGACGGTGAAATGGAAGATATGAACTCGGCGATTCAGACCGTGAACGAGGGCGTTCTCCTGAGCGCGCCTTGCTCGGTCGGGATCCTCGTCGAGCGTGGACGGCCGAGCAAATATGCTAAGAACATCGCCGTGCTGTACCTCGGCGGGCCCGACGACCGCGAGGCGCTGACCTACGCGTGGAGGATGTCGGCCCTCCCAGACGTCCATCTGACCATCATAAGGTTCGTTCCGGGGAAAGACGTTTCCGCGGAGGTCGAGGAAGACGCGGATGCCGACCTGGAACTCACCCGGGAAAACAGCTTCGTGAGCGTAAGCATCGACCCGGCCAAAGACAAAGCTGAGGACGAAGACCTCTTGAACACCTTCAGAACCGGAACCGAAGGTGACGAGTCAAAGAAACTCATAGAATTAGTTTTAGACGACGAGGAAGAGTTCACCAACGCTATTAAATCTCTAGACGACCGAAGCTTCGATCTCTACGTGGTGGGTCGGGGGCGAGGAGTGTCATCCGCGCTAACGTCCGGACTAGCGGATTGGTGTGAGTGCCCGGAGTTAGGGGCCGTGGGAGACCTACTAGTAACGTCGGAATTCGAGTCTTCATTCTCGGTGCTGGTGGTGCAACAATATGTGAGGATGAACAAGAACGGCCCCTCGCCGTCGTCCTCCTCCGGGGGAGGATCAATGGCATCGGCGGCGGAATCAATGAGTCAGAGAATGGACACAGATATGCAGATGGATATGGGGTTCCGGATGTCGTTTAGTGAACACGAACCTGACACCTCATATGATTCTCCCACTTCCAGCATTGGCAGGAGGCAGCAGGAGCATCATTATATGGTGTGA